ATGCCTGAGGTTGACCAGCGAGTTCCCGAACCCCTCGGCATCCACCCGCACCTCGCCTTCGCTGAGGAGGAACGGGCCCGCCTGAACGATGTTCTCCATCTCCCCCCAGGACTCCCCGGCGCCGCCCGCCAGCTCGCTTTGGACCCGCACCGGGGTTCTCGTGCCCGCGGGGAAGAGCTCCCTCAGAAGGTCCGCGTTGCTCCCGTACCCGGCCAGCACCCAGGTCCCGGGCTCAAGGGGGCCGCCGCTTTCCCGCAGACCGGCGCTCCGCCCTCCGCGCACCACGACCTCCGCGGCCGGTACGGACGTCACTTTCGGGGTCGACGCCCCGTAGTGCGGCGTGTAGAGCACCAGCTTATCCCCCTTGACGAAACGGTTCACGGCGTTCAGGGAGAGGGTCCCCAGGTCCGTCGGGATGGTGCCGCTCCAGGAGACCTCGCCGAAGGCGGCCTCGTTGTCCTTGTTCCAGCCCAGGCAGGTTCGGCCCTGATAGGGTGGGTTCACGAGCGAGCCCCGGATGCGGAGCGTCCCGATGGGCAGTCCGCGGTTCCGCCCCGTTACGGAGAAGAAGCCCGCGTTGACGGCGGCCCGGACCTTTGCGGCACGGGCCATCTCCGACAGCGGGGCGAGGGCGGAGGAACCGCCCGGCGCGAGGATCGGCTCCAGCCTGTAGCGCTCGGGGTCCAGCGTCAGGACGGCCCAGTAGCGCGGCAGTATCTCCGTATCCCGGTTCGTGACCGATGCCAGAATGCGCGCCTTGCGGCCCCGCGAGCGGATCAGGTCGAACAGGCGGCGCACCCGGCCGTAATCCTCCAGGAGCCCGCTGCGCAGGACCCATTCGTAATTCGGCTGGGAGGCCGTCATGTCGAACCCCTTGCCCTTCAGAAAGCGCTGAAGCGCCTCGGCCTCCGGTTTGTCGTTGAACCCGTCCGCGTAGACCCTCCATTTGGGGATGCCGGTCGAGACGCCGCTCCTGTGGACGCGCAGCGTCATCCCCACCGCAGGGGAGAGCTTCACATCCAGCTCGAGGCCGACGCTCGCCCTGCGGACGGCGGACAGCAGGCTTTTCGCCTCCTTGTCCGTTATAGCATGTTCGCCCCTGAAGGTCGGGACTCCGCTCCGAATCAGCGGGGGGTCCATGTTCACCGCCACGGCCAGGCAGCCGCGGTCGAAGGCCGACAGGGACTTCACGTCCTTGAAGGGGAGCGAAAGGCCCGACAGGATCCGCGCCTCGACCTCCAGCCCCAGGGCCTGGACGCTCCATCGCATCGCCTCCCGGCGCGTCGCCGGCGCGTTCAGCTTCCCGACGGGGTCCGTCACCAGTCCGCTCCTCAAGAGGAAGGCCGCGCCATCCTTTTCCCTGGCGGAGCTCCAGTCCAGGCCGCGGGCTTCCAGAAGCTCGGAGAGGAAGACGCCTCGGGCAACCGGAGCCGCCTCGGCCCCCGGACAGAAGAACAGACAGAGCGCCAGACAGAGAATAAGCAGACGGCGCATCCAACTCACCTCACTCACCAAAAAACGGAGGACGGCCGACCGCCCCACGAGATGCGCCCACTCATGCCACACGCTCGCCCTGTTTCCACACCGACCTTATCGGCCGTGCACCCGAGGCGTAGGCGAAGACGGCGGGCGTCTCGCCGTCCAGGACCAGGAAATCGGCCATCTTGCCCGGTTCCAGGCTTCCGGCGTCTCGGGCCGCCCCGACCGCCCACGCGGCGTTCAGGGTCGCGCCGGTCAGGGCCTCCTCGGGGGTCAGGCCCATCCCCATGACGGCGAGACTGAGGACAAAGGGCATGGACGCACAGAAACAGGAACCGGGGTTCAGGTCCGTAGCCAGCGCGACGGGGACGCCCTTTTCCACCATCGTCCGGGCCCGGGCGAACGGCTTGCGCAGGCTGTAGGCCGTCGCGGGAAGCAGCACCGCCACGACCCCCGACCTCTTCATCGCCTCGATCCCGGCGTCGGACGCGGCCAGCAGATGCTCGGCCGAGACGGCGCGAAGCTCGCC
This genomic interval from uncultured Fretibacterium sp. contains the following:
- a CDS encoding phosphodiester glycosidase family protein, coding for MRRLLILCLALCLFFCPGAEAAPVARGVFLSELLEARGLDWSSAREKDGAAFLLRSGLVTDPVGKLNAPATRREAMRWSVQALGLEVEARILSGLSLPFKDVKSLSAFDRGCLAVAVNMDPPLIRSGVPTFRGEHAITDKEAKSLLSAVRRASVGLELDVKLSPAVGMTLRVHRSGVSTGIPKWRVYADGFNDKPEAEALQRFLKGKGFDMTASQPNYEWVLRSGLLEDYGRVRRLFDLIRSRGRKARILASVTNRDTEILPRYWAVLTLDPERYRLEPILAPGGSSALAPLSEMARAAKVRAAVNAGFFSVTGRNRGLPIGTLRIRGSLVNPPYQGRTCLGWNKDNEAAFGEVSWSGTIPTDLGTLSLNAVNRFVKGDKLVLYTPHYGASTPKVTSVPAAEVVVRGGRSAGLRESGGPLEPGTWVLAGYGSNADLLRELFPAGTRTPVRVQSELAGGAGESWGEMENIVQAGPFLLSEGEVRVDAEGFGNSLVNLRHPRSIVGLTNDGNWIFMVIDGRNGLHASGATLAEAAELLSSMDMAYALNLDGGGSSELWIDGRLYNSPSGGRERPVSYGIGARSVR